A single window of Scytonema hofmannii PCC 7110 DNA harbors:
- the murG gene encoding undecaprenyldiphospho-muramoylpentapeptide beta-N-acetylglucosaminyltransferase, translating into MAHTPVRLLIAASGTGGHLFPAIALAEHLSDYQIEWLGVPNRLETQLVPKQYPLNTISVEGFQQGFGLASLKVLGKLIGSVLQVRKILKQGNFQGVLTTGGYIAGPAAIAARSLGLPVIFHESNALPGKVTRFFGPWCNAVAVGFEVASQYLSRAKTVYTGTPVRSEFLDKTTAASLDLSIPEGVPLIVVFGGSQGAVAINKLVRQSANAWFDAGAWIVHLTGDKDPEAESLKHPQYICLPFYNNMAALLRRASLAITRSGAGSLTEMAVCGTPAILIPYPFAAEDHQTYNAEVFTSVGAAIMFKQSDLTAEGLRSKVLDLLQNPEELQKMGEAAKAIAVPDSADRLAQLVRDVVEKK; encoded by the coding sequence ATGGCACATACTCCTGTACGTTTATTAATAGCTGCTAGTGGAACTGGCGGACACTTGTTTCCCGCAATTGCCCTTGCCGAACACTTGAGCGATTATCAAATAGAATGGCTTGGTGTTCCGAATCGGTTAGAAACACAGTTAGTTCCCAAACAGTATCCCTTGAATACTATTTCAGTAGAAGGATTTCAGCAAGGTTTTGGGCTTGCCTCACTCAAGGTATTAGGCAAACTTATCGGTTCGGTTTTACAAGTTAGGAAAATCTTAAAACAGGGGAACTTTCAGGGAGTTTTGACGACAGGCGGTTACATTGCCGGACCGGCTGCGATCGCTGCACGTTCTTTAGGTTTGCCTGTTATTTTTCATGAGTCCAACGCCTTACCTGGTAAAGTGACTCGCTTTTTTGGACCTTGGTGTAATGCGGTAGCAGTGGGGTTTGAAGTGGCGAGTCAGTACTTATCTCGCGCTAAAACTGTTTATACGGGAACTCCCGTGCGCTCCGAATTTTTAGATAAAACAACTGCTGCGTCGCTGGATTTATCGATTCCAGAAGGAGTCCCTTTAATTGTTGTTTTTGGTGGTAGCCAGGGTGCTGTCGCTATTAATAAACTGGTGCGCCAGTCAGCCAATGCTTGGTTTGATGCAGGTGCTTGGATTGTCCATTTAACTGGTGACAAAGATCCAGAAGCAGAAAGTTTAAAGCATCCGCAGTATATTTGTTTACCATTTTATAATAATATGGCTGCGTTGTTGCGAAGGGCAAGCTTAGCAATCACTCGCTCTGGTGCTGGAAGTCTGACAGAAATGGCAGTTTGCGGTACACCTGCGATTTTGATTCCTTATCCTTTTGCAGCAGAAGACCATCAAACGTATAATGCGGAAGTTTTTACCTCAGTTGGTGCAGCAATTATGTTTAAACAGTCAGATTTAACGGCTGAGGGTTTGCGTTCCAAAGTTTTAGATCTGTTGCAGAATCCAGAAGAATTACAAAAGATGGGGGAAGCCGCAAAAGCGATCGCTGTTCCCGATAGTGCGGACAGGTTGGCTCAGTTAGTTCGTGATGTTGTGGAAAAGAAGTGA